The Triticum aestivum cultivar Chinese Spring chromosome 5A, IWGSC CS RefSeq v2.1, whole genome shotgun sequence genomic sequence AAAGGCCGCAGCAGCCACCGCGGGACCGCTCCCACCTCCGCCGCGGCCTCGACTTCCAGCAAGCGCGACCCCGAAGACGAGCCCGTCTCAGACTCCGAGGAATCGGTCGACGAGGAGGTAAAAGCCCAAGCCCTCGCGTTTTCCTTAACCGCCGCGCGGATCCGCGGAACCCTCACCGGCGGTGCGTTTGATCCGCAGCAGGATGTCTCCTCGTCGTTggggtcggagtcggagtcggagaaCGACCAGTTAGCGGAGCGGGAGCGGAAGCTGGAGCGCGTGCTCGCCGACGTGCCCTTCGGCGAGCTGCAGCGCGCGCGTGCTGACGGGTCGCTCGCGGCGCGGGGTGTTTCTGCTGCCGCCGCGGCCCAGAAGAAGGCTCGCAGGGAGAGCAGGAAGAGGTCCGGTTCCACGCCGTGCCAGTTCCTGGTTAGGATTATTAGCCAATTTGGGGAATTGAATGAATGCTTGTGCTGATGTGTTCATGTGGTTTTCAACAGGCCCATGGAGATTAGCACGAATGTGCGGCCGCCTAGACTCAGGGAGGTGATTCAGGTTCCCAAGAAGGTCAGTTGCTTGTGACATTCAGTTCATATTTAGCGTGTTGCCGGGAGGGATAGAGTTTGATTCTATTGGATTGGTAGTATTTGGTATATTCGTAGTGCACAAGTATAGGATAAGAACACCCATAGTTCAATTAGAGCCTTTGTGAGTTCAGTCTGTCCATGTTATTGTCACATATTGACATTGGGCATGTCTTGCTGCTTCAGTTACATACGCTATTCTCCTCAATTAAATAGCTTGAGAATGCTGATTTAAGTTTCCGTGAATCGATTGACATTATGCGCAGCGAGGTTTACTTTTGTTCGACTTGACTTCTGTCCCAGTTTTGTTGTTTGACCCTCTGGTACATTGTTGGAAAATGGAATCATATTCCACAGGGTTCCTTCCCTGTTGCTTAATCCAACTAAATGTTCTTTAgatcaataataataataatctagaCAAAAACTACTTTAAATCTGTCGTTAGGTATCTTAATCTATTTTCATTTTTTGTTGATTTGCTTGGGTTTTAAATCTAGTTTAACCATACTGAAAGTGATTCAATACGCAAACTTTCCCTATCATATTGAGCTTATCTTGAGGATGTTTATTTACACACTGCACTGTTGGGTGTAACTGTAGTATACCTTGATCTTTAGTGAGACAGTGACTGTACCATGTAATATATCTCGTTGTATTTACTGCATTACTTTTCTGTAGGTTGTAAGGGATCCAAGATTTGAACCTGTATATGGAGCTGTTGATAAAGAAGGGTAAGAGTTTAACATACTTGTATCATCCATTGCATGCCATTATTTGTCTTGTACCATTTCTAAACACATGATTGTGTGCCCTTTAGATAAACATGTTCTATTTTAATCCTGCCAAAATAAGGTGGGCAAACTTTCATTCATTTCCATTCTCATGTCTCTTAAATCCTCTATCGTTTCTCAATCTGCATTAAGTAGTTTAGATACCGTTTTTGACTGTACCGTGTTTGACAGTTTGTTCTAATTTGTTGGCATTCAGGTTCAGGAAAAGATACAATTTCTTATTCGATCATGATCTGCCTGCAGAAAAAGAGGTATTTTTATGCCTCTGCCTGTGCAATCCCATCTCATGGATcattattttgaaaaaaattaaatgtGTATCCTGCACTGTCTTAATGTGCCTCTCCAGAAACTCCAAAAGTCGATTAAGAAATTGAAGGATCCTAATGCCattgaagaagcaaagaatcaaatcaccTGGATTGTAAGTATTTTATACTTGCTCACAAGTTGACATTTTGTAATAGGTTTTGACATGTTTTGCTATTAATGTTATTTTGTTGTGCTTGGCGTTGAATCTTTCAAATATCTAGGCAGGTCATTCTGCTGAGTGCTATTATCATAAAAATATGTACAGAATTGTATTTGAACTTTTTAATATTTGACGACATTGAACTTCAGCCTCTTTGTGAAACATAACAGCAACTAAGTAGACATGGCACGCTATGTGCGTGATTTAGATTTATTTTTCAAGCTGTCACATGTCAACTATTTATATTTTATACACAAACTCACGAAGGATGAGCACATATCAAATTCGGACGTTTCCAGTCGGAGATGAGGCATGGGCATTGTATTATCAGAAATAgtattacctccgtcccaaattagttgtcttagatttgtctagatatggatttacctaacactaaaacatgtctagatacatctgtatctagacaaatctaagacaactaattcgggacagagggagtacaaaactaGATGTATTTATCCAATAACACATGGTTGCTGCAATTTGATATTATGCTAGAGGGCATACAGTAGGAGATGCTTCTTTAATCTTATTTGACTGTTACACTTGTATTTTTTAGAACAAATATAAGTTGTTTGATGGTTTCAGAACTGGGTTCCTCGTATTGAGCAAGTTATCAGGTCTTTGTTGGTTGGTTGATGGAACATGTTCTTATTCTGCAGGATAAGCAGTTGAGGTCTAATCCTCAGAAGAACGTTGAATCAGAAATTCTGCGTGGACATATTAAGAAAGAGAGGGAAGCAGCAAAGGCCGGAAAACGACCATATTATCTGAAGAAATGTTTGTTCCCCACTCCCCTTCCCTCCTCTCTCACACGTCTATCTACATATCTAAagatttttcttttgtttcttgaccAGCTGAAATTCGTGAAAGGAAGTTGATGGACAAGTACAATGAGCTCAAGGTAAGGTACCCAGGGTTCAATTGACTGCTAATTTTCCACACTTATGAGCATCCCTGGCCTTACACTTCAATTTACGCTGACCATTTACAGGAGACGGGAAAGCTTGATTCCTTTATGGAGAAGCGACGCAAGAAGAATGCATCCAAAGATCATCGCTTCATGCCATACCGAAGGGATGGGGGTGGTGCATAACAATGCCCCTACAGCCGCTTTTGGGGTGATTCTGGCTAGCCTATCCTCTGCTCACAGAGTTGTTGTAGCAGCGCTCTCTACTATCCTGTTGTTGCCCTAGTGTCCCAGATATTTATCAGCAACCGCGAGTTGAAGCTAACCCATGGACCATATATTTATTGTTGAGCTCTGGTTGCTGGCAGCAACAAGCAATTGTAAACCCAAACCATGGAGATAATATTTTGTTTCATCTACTGCTTCAATTGATGCCAGTCTTTCTGTGTAATCAAGGAGTAAAGTACACTTGCTTGTTGCAACTGAACAATATATTCCTTTTGTTAGTTTCCTTGATTGATGACATACAGCTGGAAGCACCAACTGTCAAACACTTTGGCAGTGATAATTGCCGCCACGACGCCCCGTTGCAGATTGCCCAACACATGGATACAGATAACTTTATCTATGGGAGAACTCAACTCATTTTATATCATGATGATATGCTGACTAGCAACAGTTGGCTGAACTCCCATTACCTTCTGATCATAATGAATCCGTCCGGCCAATATGGATCAAGCTGACGGACAATTGAGATGGATAACTAGAAGCTGCTTAATCATTCAGGCTAGCTACTGTGCTAGATTTGGTCTGGTTGGAAATGCGCTGCATAGATGGACGTTGCTATATCAGACTACCGGACGCATGCTCCATGGTAAGTACGGTGGCTGTTGTCTCTTATGACACTACTCCATCTGTTCATAAATAtaattctttttagagattttaatatggactataTACAGATGTACATAaacgtagtttagagtgtagattcgctcattttgctctgtatgtagtccatattaaaatctttaaaaagacttgtacaatatttaagaacggagggagtagatcctaTCCAGCATCTATGCATCCATGCCAAACCTGATTGCATTATTCAGAAAGCAACCCATTCACTAGAACGACACACAAAATTGATAGGTCAAAGTGATGATTTGCAGTTAGGAGTCTAGTAGGAGGTAAGAAGGAAAACATCCACCAAATTCCTTCTGTTTTCATGCATGTATAGAGGTAAGAAAAAAGGAGGGGTTCCTTCATTTTCCACGGGACCTAGTTGCGCGACGGCGACGTGTCCTGGATCCTCG encodes the following:
- the LOC123104473 gene encoding ribosomal RNA processing protein 36 homolog isoform X2, which gives rise to MKGRSSHRGTAPTSAAASTSSKRDPEDEPVSDSEESVDEEQDVSSSLGSESESENDQLAERERKLERVLADVPFGELQRARADGSLAARGVSAAAAAQKKARRESRKRPMEISTNVRPPRLREVIQVPKKVVRDPRFEPVYGAVDKEGFRKRYNFLFDHDLPAEKEKLQKSIKKLKDPNAIEEAKNQITWIDKQLRSNPQKNVESEILRGHIKKEREAAKAGKRPYYLKKSEIRERKLMDKYNELKETGKLDSFMEKRRKKNASKDHRFMPYRRDGGGA
- the LOC123104473 gene encoding ribosomal RNA processing protein 36 homolog isoform X3 codes for the protein MKGRSSHRGTAPTSAAASTSSKRDPEDEPVSDSEESVDEEDVSSSLGSESESENDQLAERERKLERVLADVPFGELQRARADGSLAARGVSAAAAAQKKARRESRKRPMEISTNVRPPRLREVIQVPKKVVRDPRFEPVYGAVDKEGFRKRYNFLFDHDLPAEKEKLQKSIKKLKDPNAIEEAKNQITWIDKQLRSNPQKNVESEILRGHIKKEREAAKAGKRPYYLKKSEIRERKLMDKYNELKETGKLDSFMEKRRKKNASKDHRFMPYRRDGGGA
- the LOC123104473 gene encoding ribosomal RNA processing protein 36 homolog isoform X1 → MKGRSSHRGTAPTSAAASTSSKRDPEDEPVSDSEESVDEEVKAQALAFSLTAARIRGTLTGGAFDPQQDVSSSLGSESESENDQLAERERKLERVLADVPFGELQRARADGSLAARGVSAAAAAQKKARRESRKRPMEISTNVRPPRLREVIQVPKKVVRDPRFEPVYGAVDKEGFRKRYNFLFDHDLPAEKEKLQKSIKKLKDPNAIEEAKNQITWIDKQLRSNPQKNVESEILRGHIKKEREAAKAGKRPYYLKKSEIRERKLMDKYNELKETGKLDSFMEKRRKKNASKDHRFMPYRRDGGGA